In Rhizobium sp. CIAT894, the genomic window CTTGCGGAATGACGAAAATGATCTGCTGCAGCATATATTCGGTCGTCACCGGCTTCTGCTTGTTGTTCTGCATCATGCGCGAGACGAGGTCATAATTCGACAGCCGCGAAGTCGAACCGTAGCGGGCGTTGACCACGCGCGGCCAGCTCATCTGCACGGCGATGAAACCTTTGAAATGGTCGACCCCGACGCCGGCACGATCGAGGATCTGCGACATCTGCTCGACGGAAAGCTTATTGCCGGCCGAAAAGCGCGCGAAAGACGCATCGACGTCCTGCTGCGAAACCGACATATGAACGCGGGCGACCTCCTGCCGCTTGAGCGACTCGTCGATCAATTGCTCCTCGGCAGCCTTGGCATCGGCCTTGGTGTGCTGCAGGCGCAGGAAGGCCTGGCGCTTGGCGACGTCGCCGCTGGTGATGGCCGTGCCGTTCACCACGGCCTTGACCTCGCTTGCGGCAAATGCTGGAGCGGCAACACCCGTCAGCAAGGCAAGCGCTGCCCCGGCGAGGAACGTGGTTATGGCTTTTTTCGCGTCAATCATCCGTTGACCTCCCGATAGCGCCGCGAGACGTTGTTCGCGGCGTTTTTTACCACAGTGCGAGACACGCGGCGAAACCGCTATGCCTCAGATATCGACTGGCGGCAATGTCCTGCACAGGCATACGGCGAAAGAATGGCTTCAGGCCATGTTTGCGCCGGCTGCCCGTCACTCAAGGGTGT contains:
- a CDS encoding peptidylprolyl isomerase, which gives rise to MIDAKKAITTFLAGAALALLTGVAAPAFAASEVKAVVNGTAITSGDVAKRQAFLRLQHTKADAKAAEEQLIDESLKRQEVARVHMSVSQQDVDASFARFSAGNKLSVEQMSQILDRAGVGVDHFKGFIAVQMSWPRVVNARYGSTSRLSNYDLVSRMMQNNKQKPVTTEYMLQQIIFVIPQAKRNAITGKRKGEAEASRSKFPGCDQSKVFAATMRDVSVRDLGRMLAPEIPPDWKPLVEQAKGNTTGTRVTDKGVEYLAICSQRQVSDDQAAEMVFRQEDLGKSKDSKDASPENENSKKYLDELRKKAQIAYR